In Bacillus sp. FJAT-45037, the following are encoded in one genomic region:
- a CDS encoding TlyA family RNA methyltransferase encodes MAKKERVDVLLVERGLIDTREKAKRSIMAGLVFTGTERIDKPGLKIDMEVPLEIKGVLIPYVSRGGLKLAKAIEVFQLDLQDKMVIDIGASTGGFTDCSLQNGAKKVYALDVGYNQLAWKIRQDDRVVVMERTNFRYIKPEDLIEGLPQFATIDVSFISLRIILPVLKTVLLRGGEVLALVKPQFEAGRDQVGKKGIIRDASVHKEVLTKMASFVQAEGYDIRGIDFSPIRGGEGNIEFLMHLSYEADDPLVLTDVEQTIEDVVSLAHKQE; translated from the coding sequence ATGGCTAAAAAAGAACGTGTAGACGTCCTCCTTGTCGAGCGCGGTTTGATTGATACAAGAGAGAAAGCAAAGCGCTCTATTATGGCGGGACTCGTATTTACAGGAACAGAACGAATTGATAAACCTGGGTTGAAAATTGATATGGAGGTACCGCTTGAAATTAAAGGTGTCCTCATACCCTACGTCAGTCGAGGCGGCTTGAAGCTCGCTAAAGCCATTGAAGTGTTTCAACTAGACTTACAAGATAAAATGGTTATAGATATTGGTGCTTCAACAGGTGGCTTCACAGATTGTTCTTTGCAAAATGGAGCTAAAAAAGTATATGCGTTAGATGTGGGATACAATCAATTAGCATGGAAGATCCGTCAAGATGATCGTGTTGTCGTCATGGAACGTACCAACTTTAGATATATCAAACCAGAAGACTTAATTGAAGGACTTCCTCAATTTGCAACTATTGACGTATCGTTCATTTCATTACGTATTATTTTACCAGTACTTAAAACTGTATTGCTGCGTGGTGGCGAAGTGCTTGCTCTTGTAAAACCTCAATTTGAAGCTGGACGCGATCAAGTTGGTAAAAAAGGTATTATTAGAGATGCTTCGGTTCATAAAGAGGTATTAACAAAAATGGCTTCTTTTGTACAAGCTGAAGGCTATGACATTCGTGGAATAGACTTTTCTCCTATTCGCGGAGGCGAAGGGAATATCGAGTTCTTGATGCATTTGAGTTATGAGGCTGATGATCCGCTTGTTCTGACAGATGTTGAACAAACAATTGAAGACGTTGTTTCGTTGGCTCATAAACAAGAATAG
- the ahrC gene encoding transcriptional regulator AhrC/ArgR, with product MNKGQRHIKIREIIANNEVETQDDLVEQLRAKGFSITQATVSRDIKELHLVKVPMLDGRYKYSLPADKRFNPLQKLKRALMDSFVSIDRSDNIIVIKTLPGNANSIGALIDNLDWTEIMGTICGDDTILIICKHKEEGPDVTERFLKML from the coding sequence GTGAACAAAGGTCAACGACATATAAAAATCCGTGAAATTATTGCAAATAACGAAGTAGAAACACAAGATGACTTGGTCGAACAATTACGTGCAAAAGGCTTCTCAATTACACAAGCGACCGTATCTAGAGACATTAAAGAATTACATTTAGTAAAAGTACCAATGCTTGACGGTCGATACAAATACAGCTTACCAGCCGATAAACGTTTTAATCCATTACAAAAATTAAAACGTGCTCTCATGGACAGTTTTGTTAGTATTGATCGATCAGATAATATCATTGTGATTAAAACACTTCCTGGAAACGCCAATTCCATCGGTGCACTCATTGATAATTTAGATTGGACGGAAATTATGGGAACGATTTGTGGCGATGATACCATTTTAATCATTTGCAAGCATAAAGAAGAAGGACCGGATGTAACGGAACGTTTTCTAAAGATGTTGTAA
- the recN gene encoding DNA repair protein RecN — protein sequence MLIELSIKHFAIIEEITIPFEKGLTVLTGETGAGKSIIIDAIGLLLGGRGSAEFVRYGEKRAEIEGLFAIEHKHPIVAKALELGIDVQDGMFVLRRDITAQGKSICRVNGKLVTLGILREIGQALVDIHGQHEHQALMQAEHHIGMLDSFAKEELAITKKEYRYLYERAIQLEKQVKQLTYNEQEMAQRIDLLTYQLKEINEANLEPDEDQLLNEERYKLANSEKLFQALQDSYANLYGDGKGLDYLMNAMMHLEEAATVDKDLQALHESISNCYYVLEESTFRIRDQVEGVEFDPNRLNFIESRLNDIQQLKRKYGEDVETILEYASKIEEELDTILHKDDRVHELQKELETTWADLYIEAKAITQIRKEASEHLTKAIHEQLKELYMEKTVMDIRIISKPVTKNSPVIDGKSVSFGPEGMDQVEFFISTNPGEPMKPLSKTASGGEISRIMLALKSIFQSHQQITSVIFDEVDTGVSGRVAQAIAERIHSIAHDSQVLCITHLPQVAAMADIHLYISKHEQQDRVRTSVTPLSLEHKIDELARMISGVEVTELTKQHANELLQLAEQLKQPV from the coding sequence ATGCTAATTGAACTTTCGATTAAACATTTTGCGATTATTGAAGAAATAACGATTCCTTTTGAGAAAGGCTTGACGGTTCTCACGGGTGAAACTGGGGCTGGAAAATCAATTATTATTGATGCGATTGGTCTTTTACTTGGGGGACGTGGATCGGCTGAATTTGTTCGTTATGGAGAAAAACGAGCTGAGATTGAAGGGTTATTCGCGATTGAACATAAACATCCGATTGTCGCTAAGGCGTTAGAGCTTGGCATAGATGTTCAAGATGGTATGTTCGTGTTACGACGTGACATAACTGCGCAAGGGAAAAGTATTTGTCGAGTTAATGGAAAGTTAGTCACCCTCGGCATCTTGCGAGAGATTGGACAAGCTTTAGTCGATATACATGGTCAACATGAACATCAAGCGCTTATGCAGGCTGAGCATCATATTGGAATGCTTGATAGCTTTGCAAAAGAAGAATTAGCTATAACGAAAAAAGAATATAGATACTTGTATGAGCGAGCGATCCAATTAGAAAAACAAGTGAAACAGTTAACATACAATGAACAAGAAATGGCTCAACGGATCGACTTATTGACGTATCAACTGAAGGAGATTAATGAAGCGAATCTTGAGCCTGATGAAGACCAATTATTGAATGAAGAACGTTACAAATTGGCTAATAGTGAAAAGCTTTTTCAAGCATTACAGGACTCGTATGCCAACCTTTACGGTGATGGAAAAGGATTGGATTATCTAATGAACGCAATGATGCATCTTGAAGAGGCTGCTACTGTTGATAAAGATCTACAAGCACTACATGAATCGATTAGTAATTGTTATTATGTTCTTGAAGAGTCGACATTTCGCATTCGTGATCAAGTAGAAGGTGTTGAATTTGATCCTAATCGTCTTAATTTCATTGAAAGTCGATTAAATGACATCCAACAATTAAAACGAAAATACGGCGAAGACGTTGAAACGATTCTTGAGTATGCATCAAAAATTGAAGAAGAACTTGATACAATCCTTCATAAAGATGATCGTGTACACGAACTTCAAAAAGAGTTAGAGACAACGTGGGCGGATCTTTATATCGAAGCGAAAGCAATAACACAAATCCGTAAAGAAGCTTCGGAACATTTAACTAAGGCTATTCACGAACAGTTAAAAGAACTGTATATGGAAAAGACAGTTATGGACATTCGTATCATCAGTAAGCCAGTTACTAAAAACAGTCCTGTCATTGACGGAAAATCTGTTTCATTCGGCCCTGAAGGAATGGACCAAGTTGAGTTTTTCATTTCTACAAATCCTGGAGAACCGATGAAGCCACTTTCAAAAACGGCTTCGGGTGGGGAAATTTCACGGATCATGTTAGCGTTAAAGTCGATTTTTCAAAGCCATCAGCAAATTACGTCTGTCATTTTTGATGAAGTTGATACAGGAGTTAGTGGTCGCGTCGCTCAAGCGATTGCCGAACGAATTCATAGCATCGCACATGATTCTCAAGTCCTTTGTATCACCCATCTTCCACAAGTTGCAGCTATGGCTGATATTCATTTATATATTTCTAAGCATGAGCAACAAGATCGTGTGCGTACATCGGTGACACCACTCTCGCTTGAACATAAAATTGATGAACTTGCACGAATGATTTCAGGCGTTGAAGTAACAGAACTTACGAAACAACACGCCAATGAATTATTACAACTCGCTGAGCAACTAAAACAACCCGTCTAA